The stretch of DNA TTCGAGCTACTCACCCCGCCAAAGGCAGTCAGTCATTGCTATTGCAGCCAGTGCCGCAAAGGCCATGGAGCCGCATTTGCTTCCTATGGCAGCGTCCCGCGCAACAAGCTGCGTGTACTTCGCGGCGCCAACAGTATCAAGGTCTATGCCTCTTCACCGACGGCCGTGCGCGAGTTCTGCGTGGAGTGTGGCTCGACCTTGTTCTGGTCACGCTCTGAAGGTGAGTTTGCCGGCTGGATTTCGATAGCGCTGGGTACGCTTGATACACCGTTTATGCCGCAAAAGCAGACACATGTTCACGTCGATTGCGCAGCGCCCTGGTACACACCATCCAGC from Pseudomonas putida encodes:
- a CDS encoding GFA family protein yields the protein MTDAYQGSCLCAAVSFELLTPPKAVSHCYCSQCRKGHGAAFASYGSVPRNKLRVLRGANSIKVYASSPTAVREFCVECGSTLFWSRSEGEFAGWISIALGTLDTPFMPQKQTHVHVDCAAPWYTPSSIQSQVD